A genomic window from Lotus japonicus ecotype B-129 chromosome 1, LjGifu_v1.2 includes:
- the LOC130727635 gene encoding casein kinase 1-like protein HD16 isoform X2 — protein sequence MPELRTRPRRNRPHIDNANPNPITHPVAAVVKNRRQKKVCAAGDIVNNDEAGAVREGRAEEEVGEKVLGEGAMDDNDSGGFSADKAPGAEDEGSTAPLPEKVQVGGSPVYRVHRKLGKGGFGQVYVGRRIGAGSGAIEVALKFEHRSSKGCNYAPPYEWQVYNTLGGSHGVPRVHYKGRQGDYYIMVMDMLGPSLWDVWNNNSQTMSTEMVACIAIEAISILEKMHSRGYVHGDVKPENFLLGTPGTPDEKKLFLVDLGLASRWRDNSTGLHVDYDQRPDVFRGTVRYASVHAHLGRTGSRRDDLESLAYTLVFLLRGRLPWQGYQGENKGFLVCKKKMATSPETMCCFCPEPFRQFVEYVVNLKFDEEPNYAKYISLFDGIVGPNPNIRPINTEGAQKLICQVGHKRGRLTMEEDDDEQPKKKVRMGIPATQWISVYNARRPMKQRYHYNVADARLAQHIEKGNEDSLFISSVASCSNLWALIMDAGTGFTAQVYELSPHFLHKEWIMEQWEKNYYISAIAGANNGCSLVVMSKVLTAIL from the exons ATGCCTGAACTGCGTACCCGACCACGCAGAAACCGCCCGCACATAGATAACGCTAATCCCAACCCGATCACCCATCCGGTGGCCGCCGTAGTGAAGAATCGGAGACAGAAGAAGGTTTGCGCTGCCGGTGATATTGTGAACAACGACGAAGCCGGTGCTGTTCGTGAAGGCAGAGCCGAAGAAGAGGTAGGAGAGAAGGTTTTGGGAGAGGGAGCTATGGATGACAACGATAGTGGTGGCTTCAGCGCTGATAAGGCTCCGGGAGCTGAAGATGAGGGCAGCACTGCTCCGCTTCCTGAGAAG GTCCAGGTTGGTGGTTCTCCGGTATACAGAGTCCACAGAAAACTTGGGAAAGGAGGATTTGGACAAGTTTATGTTGGTCGCCGCATAGGAGCTGGTTCCGGTGCTATTGAG GTAGCCTTAAAATTTGAGCATAGAAGCAGCAAGGGGTGCAACTATGCACCTCCTTACGAGTGGCAAGTGTACAA TACTTTAGGTGGTAGTCATGGTGTTCCACGAGTTCATTACAAGGGACGGCAAGGTGACTACTATATTATG GTCATGGATATGCTTGGCCCTAGTCTATGGGATGTGTGGAATAATAACTCACAAAC GATGTCAACTGAAATGGTGGCGTGTATTGCAATTGAGGCTATCTCCATATTAGAGAAGATGCATTCTAGAGG ATACGTGCATGGTGATGTGAAACCCGAAAACTTTTTGCTTGGGACCCCTGGAACTCCTGATGAGAAGAAGTTGTTTTTGGTTGATCTTGGATTAG CATCTCGGTGGCGTGACAATTCAACTGGCCTTCATGTTGACTATGATCAACGTCCGGATGTATTTAG GGGCACAGTTCGATATGCTAGTGTGCATGCTCATCTTGGTAGAACAGGTAGCAGGAGAGATGACTTAGAATCTCTTGCATACACACTTGTCTTCCTTCTTCGTGGTCGGCTTCCTTGGCAAGGATATCAG GGAGAAAATAAAGGATTTCTTGTCTGCAAGAAAAAGATGGCAACTTCTCCAGAAACTATGTGTTGCTTTTGTCCTGAACCTTTCCGACAGTTTGTTGAATATGTAGTGAATTTGAAGTTTGATGAAGAGCCAAATTATGCTAAATATATATCCCTTTTTGATGGGATTGTGGGTCCAAATCCTAACATTAGGCCAATAAATACTGAGGGTGCTCAGAAG CTTATATGTCAGGTTGGACACAAGAGAGGGCGATTGACCAtggaagaggatgatgatgaacaACCAAAGAAGAAGGTCCGAATGGGAATACCAGCAACACAATGGATTAGTGTTTACAATGCTCGTCGACCAATGAAGCAAAG GTATCATTACAATGTGGCTGATGCACGACTGGCACAACACATTGAGAAAGGGAATGAAGATAGTTTATTTATCAGCAGTGTGGCTTCTTGTTCCAATCTTTGGGCTCTCATTATGGATGCTGGCACTGGTTTCACTGCACAAGTTTATGAACTCTCTCCCCACTTTCTTCACAAG GAATGGATTATGGAACAGTGGGAGAAGAACTATTACATTAGTGCCATAGCTGGAGCTAATAACGGATGCTCATTGGTTGTTATGTCTAAAG TACTCACAGCAATCTTATAA
- the LOC130727635 gene encoding casein kinase 1-like protein HD16 isoform X1, producing MPELRTRPRRNRPHIDNANPNPITHPVAAVVKNRRQKKVCAAGDIVNNDEAGAVREGRAEEEVGEKVLGEGAMDDNDSGGFSADKAPGAEDEGSTAPLPEKVQVGGSPVYRVHRKLGKGGFGQVYVGRRIGAGSGAIEVALKFEHRSSKGCNYAPPYEWQVYNTLGGSHGVPRVHYKGRQGDYYIMVMDMLGPSLWDVWNNNSQTMSTEMVACIAIEAISILEKMHSRGYVHGDVKPENFLLGTPGTPDEKKLFLVDLGLASRWRDNSTGLHVDYDQRPDVFRGTVRYASVHAHLGRTGSRRDDLESLAYTLVFLLRGRLPWQGYQGENKGFLVCKKKMATSPETMCCFCPEPFRQFVEYVVNLKFDEEPNYAKYISLFDGIVGPNPNIRPINTEGAQKLICQVGHKRGRLTMEEDDDEQPKKKVRMGIPATQWISVYNARRPMKQRYHYNVADARLAQHIEKGNEDSLFISSVASCSNLWALIMDAGTGFTAQVYELSPHFLHKEWIMEQWEKNYYISAIAGANNGCSLVVMSKGTQYSQQSYKVSDSFPFKWINKKWREGFYVTAMATAGTRWAIVMSRGAGFSDQVVELDFLYPSEGIHRRWDNGYRITSTAATCDQAAFVLSVPRRKPTDETQETLRTSAFPSTHVKDKWAKNLYIASICYGRTVS from the exons ATGCCTGAACTGCGTACCCGACCACGCAGAAACCGCCCGCACATAGATAACGCTAATCCCAACCCGATCACCCATCCGGTGGCCGCCGTAGTGAAGAATCGGAGACAGAAGAAGGTTTGCGCTGCCGGTGATATTGTGAACAACGACGAAGCCGGTGCTGTTCGTGAAGGCAGAGCCGAAGAAGAGGTAGGAGAGAAGGTTTTGGGAGAGGGAGCTATGGATGACAACGATAGTGGTGGCTTCAGCGCTGATAAGGCTCCGGGAGCTGAAGATGAGGGCAGCACTGCTCCGCTTCCTGAGAAG GTCCAGGTTGGTGGTTCTCCGGTATACAGAGTCCACAGAAAACTTGGGAAAGGAGGATTTGGACAAGTTTATGTTGGTCGCCGCATAGGAGCTGGTTCCGGTGCTATTGAG GTAGCCTTAAAATTTGAGCATAGAAGCAGCAAGGGGTGCAACTATGCACCTCCTTACGAGTGGCAAGTGTACAA TACTTTAGGTGGTAGTCATGGTGTTCCACGAGTTCATTACAAGGGACGGCAAGGTGACTACTATATTATG GTCATGGATATGCTTGGCCCTAGTCTATGGGATGTGTGGAATAATAACTCACAAAC GATGTCAACTGAAATGGTGGCGTGTATTGCAATTGAGGCTATCTCCATATTAGAGAAGATGCATTCTAGAGG ATACGTGCATGGTGATGTGAAACCCGAAAACTTTTTGCTTGGGACCCCTGGAACTCCTGATGAGAAGAAGTTGTTTTTGGTTGATCTTGGATTAG CATCTCGGTGGCGTGACAATTCAACTGGCCTTCATGTTGACTATGATCAACGTCCGGATGTATTTAG GGGCACAGTTCGATATGCTAGTGTGCATGCTCATCTTGGTAGAACAGGTAGCAGGAGAGATGACTTAGAATCTCTTGCATACACACTTGTCTTCCTTCTTCGTGGTCGGCTTCCTTGGCAAGGATATCAG GGAGAAAATAAAGGATTTCTTGTCTGCAAGAAAAAGATGGCAACTTCTCCAGAAACTATGTGTTGCTTTTGTCCTGAACCTTTCCGACAGTTTGTTGAATATGTAGTGAATTTGAAGTTTGATGAAGAGCCAAATTATGCTAAATATATATCCCTTTTTGATGGGATTGTGGGTCCAAATCCTAACATTAGGCCAATAAATACTGAGGGTGCTCAGAAG CTTATATGTCAGGTTGGACACAAGAGAGGGCGATTGACCAtggaagaggatgatgatgaacaACCAAAGAAGAAGGTCCGAATGGGAATACCAGCAACACAATGGATTAGTGTTTACAATGCTCGTCGACCAATGAAGCAAAG GTATCATTACAATGTGGCTGATGCACGACTGGCACAACACATTGAGAAAGGGAATGAAGATAGTTTATTTATCAGCAGTGTGGCTTCTTGTTCCAATCTTTGGGCTCTCATTATGGATGCTGGCACTGGTTTCACTGCACAAGTTTATGAACTCTCTCCCCACTTTCTTCACAAG GAATGGATTATGGAACAGTGGGAGAAGAACTATTACATTAGTGCCATAGCTGGAGCTAATAACGGATGCTCATTGGTTGTTATGTCTAAAG GGACCCAGTACTCACAGCAATCTTATAAAGTCAGTGATTCATTTCCATTTAAGTGGATCAACAAAAAATGGAGAGAAGGATTTTATGTAACTGCTATGGCCACTGCTGGCACTAGATGGGCAATTGTTATGTCCCGtggtgctgggttctcagaccAG GTTGTAGAACTTGATTTTCTGTATCCCAGTGAAGGTATTCATCGGAGGTGGGATAACGGTTACCGCATTACTTCAACTGCTGCCACATGTGACCAAGCTGCTTTTGTTCTTAGtgtcccaagaagaaaaccaactGATGAAACTCAAGAGACACTCCGGACATCTGCTTTTCCTAGTACTCATGTCAAG GACAAATGGGCAAAGAATCTCTATATTGCTTCTATTTGTTATGGGAGAACAGTTTCATAA